The Triticum dicoccoides isolate Atlit2015 ecotype Zavitan chromosome 6A, WEW_v2.0, whole genome shotgun sequence genome has a window encoding:
- the LOC119316566 gene encoding protein transport protein Sec31B-like — translation MSAPSVPTYQHISSPSLTISSLSWSKFLPNLIVYTSSGGTTSIVDLSSKASTVSRCECMRRCSSVEFSPVNENVLLVACDDAFESSSLMEFDLRKMEEPLMKFCEHSEGVIAMSWSRWNDLVVTTNNHKVIVWDMYERLVISEKNSQSRLFDVQWNKTSEDTFFSEGTSARSFVAASDGQLHLYEVDFPLIT, via the exons ATGTCTGCTCCATCAGTCCCCACATATCAG CATATTTCTAGTCCCTCGCTCACCATTTCTTCTCTATCGTGGAGCAAGTTTTTACCAAACCTGATTGTCTACACATCATCCGGTGGAACTACTT CGATTGTCGATTTGAGCTCGAAAGCTTCTACTGTCAG TCGCTGTGAGTGCATGAGGCGCTGTTCGTCCGTGGAGTTCAGTCCAGTTAATGAAAACGTGTTGCTTGTGGCCTGTGATGATGCTTTTGAGTCAAGCTCTTTGATG GAATTTGATCTAAGGAAAATGGAAGAACCACTCATGAAATTTTGTGAACATTCAGAAG GTGTCATCGCCATGTCCTGGAGTCGATGGAATGACTTAGTCGTCACTACGAACAACCATAAGGTGATTGTTTGGGATATGTATGAGAGACTG GTGATTTCTGAGAAGAACTCCCAGAGTCGACTATTTGATGTGCAATGGAACAAGACATCGGAAGACACTTTCTTCTCTGAGGGGACCTCGGCAAGGTCATTTGTAGCCGCATCAGATGGGCAGTTACATCTGTACGAGGTTGATTTCCCGCTTATTACCTGA